In Aureibaculum algae, the following are encoded in one genomic region:
- a CDS encoding serine hydrolase domain-containing protein codes for MKKLIKYILLLAVLALVYVVYTNYPRLNMIAGYSAKNMASSVFLADRSFEFTDSIDNSFTPINGAADEINEKEKSATASVYGLLTRKAIYRDGLGAVLVPKGADENEAYLKPRRNRSDSGLAFPFGDQEQKDSIMEKVDYSMLQTAVDRMFSNNDLKQTRSVLVVYKDQIIAEKYANGFDKNSKLSGWSMTKSITATLFGILQKQGKLNVEDKAPVESWKDDERAEITINDLLHMNSGLEWEENYKEISDVTKMLFLTDNMPKIQEDKQLIGKPNETWNYSSGTTNLLSGILRKQFNSHQEYLDFWYAALIDKIGMHSMLVEADMDGNYVGSSYGWANTRDWAKFGLLYLHKGNWNGEQVFDPSWVDYVKTPTNGSDGEYGGHFWLNAGGKYPDVSKEVYSANGFQKQRVFIIPSKDLVIVRMGLTNGEDIVDFNAFLRDIIKSIQ; via the coding sequence ATGAAGAAATTAATAAAGTACATCCTATTATTAGCTGTTTTAGCCCTTGTTTACGTTGTGTATACAAATTATCCAAGATTAAATATGATAGCTGGATATTCTGCAAAAAACATGGCGTCATCTGTGTTTTTGGCTGATAGAAGTTTTGAATTTACAGATAGTATTGATAATAGTTTTACACCAATAAATGGTGCCGCTGATGAGATTAATGAAAAAGAGAAATCAGCTACGGCTTCCGTTTACGGATTACTAACCCGAAAAGCAATTTATAGAGATGGGTTAGGAGCTGTGTTGGTTCCAAAAGGAGCAGATGAAAATGAAGCCTACTTAAAACCAAGGAGAAATAGATCAGATTCAGGATTAGCTTTTCCTTTTGGAGATCAAGAGCAGAAAGATTCAATAATGGAGAAAGTTGATTATAGTATGCTACAAACGGCTGTTGATAGAATGTTCAGCAATAATGATTTAAAGCAAACGAGGAGTGTTTTAGTAGTGTACAAAGATCAGATAATTGCAGAGAAATATGCAAATGGGTTTGATAAAAATTCTAAGTTGTCGGGCTGGTCTATGACCAAAAGTATAACGGCTACCTTATTTGGCATTTTACAAAAACAAGGAAAGCTAAACGTTGAAGATAAAGCACCTGTAGAAAGTTGGAAAGATGACGAAAGAGCGGAAATAACAATCAATGATCTATTACACATGAATAGTGGATTGGAATGGGAAGAAAATTATAAAGAAATCTCTGACGTTACAAAAATGCTATTTTTAACTGACAATATGCCTAAAATTCAAGAGGATAAACAGTTAATTGGAAAGCCTAATGAAACTTGGAATTATTCTTCTGGAACTACCAATTTACTTTCTGGAATTTTAAGAAAACAATTTAATTCACATCAAGAGTATTTAGATTTTTGGTATGCTGCCCTAATTGATAAAATAGGTATGCACTCCATGCTTGTAGAGGCTGATATGGACGGAAATTACGTTGGTTCTTCTTACGGATGGGCAAATACACGCGATTGGGCTAAATTCGGACTGCTTTACTTGCATAAAGGCAATTGGAATGGTGAACAAGTATTTGATCCTTCATGGGTAGATTACGTAAAAACACCTACCAATGGATCAGATGGTGAATATGGTGGTCATTTTTGGTTAAATGCTGGAGGTAAATATCCTGATGTTTCAAAAGAGGTGTATTCTGCTAATGGTTTTCAAAAACAACGTGTTTTTATAATTCCTTCTAAGGACTTAGTAATTGTTCGAATGGGATTGACAAATGGAGAAGATATTGTTGATTTTAATGCTTTTTTAAGAGATATCATTAAAAGTATTCAGTAG